Proteins co-encoded in one Pirellulales bacterium genomic window:
- a CDS encoding helix-hairpin-helix domain-containing protein, whose amino-acid sequence MSDEQPPQSATSQSFLRRADQAVTAAFCFFALVALAWYWVAQGGLRGRLIEIEHANQATAEFKVDVNTADWPELITIPEIGQTLAERIVEYRQQHGPFQSVDDLRHVRGIGPKTLERLKAYVLPLGPSKAAAEAQPQEPPPPQENRAVAKSSQSP is encoded by the coding sequence ATGTCTGACGAGCAACCGCCCCAATCGGCAACCTCACAATCGTTCTTACGCCGCGCCGATCAAGCGGTGACCGCCGCGTTTTGTTTTTTCGCTCTGGTGGCTTTGGCTTGGTATTGGGTTGCTCAAGGGGGCTTGCGCGGCCGGCTGATCGAAATCGAGCACGCCAACCAGGCGACCGCGGAGTTTAAGGTGGACGTGAACACGGCCGATTGGCCGGAGCTGATTACCATTCCCGAGATCGGCCAAACGCTGGCCGAGCGAATTGTGGAATATCGCCAGCAGCATGGTCCGTTCCAATCGGTCGACGATCTGCGTCACGTCCGCGGCATTGGGCCGAAAACGCTGGAAAGACTTAAAGCATACGTGCTGCCTTTGGGCCCATCGAAAGCGGCGGCTGAAGCTCAGCCACAAGAACCGCCGCCGCCGCAGGAAAATCGCGCCGTGGCCAAGTCCTCCCAATCGCCCTAG
- a CDS encoding YbjQ family protein, producing MVVTTGNEVEGYKVASYIGLVRGIVVRSPNIAQGLMGGLKAIVGGNIESYATVCEHAREEAYERMEQHAAERGADAVIAVRYDATEFMQGATEVLCYGTAVKLTRTA from the coding sequence ATGGTGGTTACGACAGGCAATGAAGTCGAGGGATATAAGGTCGCGTCTTACATCGGGCTGGTACGGGGAATTGTGGTGCGGTCGCCCAACATCGCTCAGGGTTTGATGGGCGGACTGAAGGCGATTGTCGGCGGCAACATTGAATCGTATGCCACCGTGTGCGAGCATGCCCGAGAAGAAGCTTACGAGCGGATGGAGCAGCACGCGGCCGAGCGCGGGGCCGATGCCGTGATTGCGGTGCGTTACGACGCCACGGAATTTATGCAGGGCGCTACCGAAGTGCTGTGCTACGGCACGGCGGTCAAGCTAACACGCACGGCATGA
- the nadC gene encoding carboxylating nicotinate-nucleotide diphosphorylase: MPTDFHQIEWDALVADECRRIIRAAVMEDLDRGQDWTTVSLVPMEATARAALVARQAGVIAGLPAVQLVLDEMDRRLQFTPATLAGKSIADGQAIQSGATLAAIAGPARSLLTAERLILNFVGRLSGIATLTKQFVDAVAGTQARIYDTRKTTPGWRRLEKYAVRQGGGHNHRTGLFDAVLIKDNHLALGGARVGLKQFNPAAAVRQARQFIDENFPADDPRRLMIVEVEVDSLVQLEQVLPERPDIVLLDNMSVDDLRQSVVLRNRLAAEVELEASGGVTLATVRAIAQTGVERISAGALTHSATSLDVGLDWLAEPD, translated from the coding sequence ATGCCCACAGACTTTCATCAAATCGAATGGGATGCTCTCGTGGCCGACGAGTGCCGGAGGATCATTCGCGCGGCAGTGATGGAAGATTTAGATCGTGGGCAAGATTGGACCACCGTCAGCCTGGTTCCGATGGAAGCCACCGCCCGGGCGGCGCTGGTGGCGCGGCAAGCAGGGGTGATCGCCGGTTTGCCAGCCGTGCAATTGGTGTTGGACGAGATGGATCGCCGGCTGCAGTTCACTCCTGCCACGCTCGCCGGCAAGTCGATCGCCGATGGTCAGGCAATCCAGTCAGGCGCCACGCTGGCCGCCATCGCCGGCCCGGCTCGAAGTTTGCTTACGGCCGAGCGATTAATTCTCAATTTTGTGGGTCGATTATCCGGCATTGCCACGCTAACCAAGCAGTTTGTCGATGCGGTGGCCGGCACACAGGCCCGCATTTACGACACGCGCAAAACCACGCCCGGTTGGCGGCGGCTGGAAAAGTACGCCGTGCGGCAAGGGGGCGGACACAATCACCGCACAGGTTTGTTCGATGCGGTGCTGATCAAAGATAATCACCTGGCATTAGGCGGGGCGAGGGTGGGATTAAAACAATTCAATCCGGCGGCGGCCGTGCGGCAGGCGCGGCAGTTTATCGATGAAAATTTTCCGGCCGATGATCCGCGCCGGCTGATGATTGTGGAAGTGGAAGTCGATTCGCTCGTTCAATTGGAGCAAGTGTTGCCGGAGCGGCCGGATATTGTGCTGCTAGACAATATGAGCGTGGACGATTTGCGGCAGTCCGTGGTGCTACGCAACCGTTTGGCTGCGGAAGTCGAATTAGAAGCTTCCGGCGGCGTGACACTGGCCACGGTAAGGGCCATCGCACAAACCGGTGTCGAGCGGATCAGCGCCGGCGCCCTGACCCACTCGGCTACTTCGCTGGACGTGGGCTTGGATTGGCTGGCAGAGCCGGACTAA
- the uvrB gene encoding excinuclease ABC subunit UvrB, with protein sequence MQFQITSPFQPAGDQPQAIAALTEGLRTGRKQQVLLGVTGSGKTFTMANVIQNVQRPTLVLSHNKTLAAQLYSEFKEFFPRNAVHYFVSYYDYYQPEAYIPQRDIYIEKDASINQEIDRLRLATTSSLVSRRDVIIVASVSCIYGLGSPEDYRSMMVGLRVGEQTDRDHVLRKLVDIHYERNDIEFARTKFRVRGDCVELWPAYEEFAYRIEFWGDEIEKLSIINPTSGETIDRLETVYIYPAKHFVMPEDRIHAAVESIKQELEQRLEEFKNHNKLLEAQRLAARTRFDIEMMQEMGYCPGIENYSRPLSGRPPGSTPDTLYNFFPDDFLLFVDESHVTVPQVRAMYAGDYSRKSTLVEHGFRLPSALDNRPLKFDEWEKKINQVIYVSATPGPYELQQTGGEFIEQVIRPTGLLDPVIEIHPARGQVPHLLEEIKKRAAVGQRTLVTTLTKRLAEDLSFYLAEQGVKCKWLHSELDAFERVELLRDLRTGRFEALVGVNLLREGLDLPEVSLVAILDADKEGFLRSETSLLQTIGRAARNVDATVILYGDSVTDSMQAAIEETNRRRAMQQEYNREHGITPVSIQKAIRDGIEAEAAAHARANAAVGRTDEAQYITEEYLAELEAEMYAAAEALEFERAGVIRDRITKMRDSLGKKVGEVDFHADDNGKGRGKRRRHGGRVPRPKKLG encoded by the coding sequence GTGCAATTTCAGATAACCAGCCCGTTTCAACCTGCCGGCGATCAGCCGCAGGCCATTGCCGCGCTTACGGAAGGACTGCGCACGGGCCGTAAACAGCAAGTTCTCCTGGGCGTGACGGGCTCGGGTAAAACGTTCACGATGGCCAACGTCATCCAGAACGTGCAACGCCCCACGTTGGTGCTGTCGCACAATAAAACGCTGGCCGCACAGCTTTATTCCGAATTCAAAGAGTTCTTTCCCCGCAACGCCGTCCATTATTTTGTCAGTTATTACGATTATTATCAGCCCGAAGCCTATATTCCGCAGCGCGACATCTACATTGAAAAAGACGCGTCCATCAATCAGGAAATCGACCGTTTGCGCTTGGCCACCACCAGCTCGCTGGTCAGCCGCCGCGACGTGATTATCGTGGCCAGCGTGTCGTGCATTTACGGCTTGGGCTCGCCGGAAGATTACCGCAGCATGATGGTCGGCCTGCGTGTCGGCGAGCAAACCGATCGCGACCATGTGCTGCGCAAACTGGTCGACATCCATTACGAACGCAACGATATTGAATTCGCCCGCACCAAGTTTCGGGTTCGCGGCGATTGCGTGGAGCTTTGGCCGGCGTACGAAGAATTCGCCTACCGCATCGAGTTTTGGGGGGACGAAATCGAAAAACTGTCGATCATCAATCCCACCAGCGGCGAGACCATCGACCGGCTCGAGACCGTCTATATTTATCCGGCCAAGCACTTCGTCATGCCCGAAGACCGCATTCACGCCGCGGTCGAAAGCATCAAACAGGAATTGGAGCAGCGACTGGAAGAATTCAAAAATCACAACAAGCTGCTGGAAGCGCAACGACTGGCCGCCCGCACCCGCTTCGACATCGAAATGATGCAAGAGATGGGCTACTGCCCGGGCATTGAAAATTACAGCCGCCCGCTGTCCGGCCGTCCGCCGGGGAGCACTCCCGACACGCTCTACAATTTTTTCCCGGACGATTTTTTGCTGTTTGTGGACGAATCGCACGTTACCGTGCCGCAAGTGCGGGCCATGTACGCCGGCGATTATAGCCGTAAAAGCACGCTGGTGGAACACGGCTTTCGCTTGCCCAGCGCGCTCGACAACCGGCCGCTGAAGTTCGACGAATGGGAAAAGAAAATCAATCAAGTGATTTACGTTTCCGCCACGCCCGGTCCTTACGAATTGCAGCAGACCGGCGGCGAGTTCATCGAGCAAGTCATCCGTCCCACGGGCTTGTTGGATCCGGTGATCGAAATCCATCCGGCCCGCGGCCAGGTGCCGCATTTGTTGGAGGAGATTAAAAAACGGGCCGCGGTTGGCCAGCGCACGTTGGTGACCACGCTGACGAAGCGCCTGGCCGAAGATTTATCGTTCTATTTGGCCGAACAGGGCGTGAAGTGTAAATGGCTGCATAGCGAGCTGGATGCGTTTGAACGCGTCGAGCTGTTGCGTGATTTGCGCACCGGCCGATTCGAAGCCCTGGTCGGCGTCAATTTGCTGCGCGAAGGGTTGGACTTGCCTGAAGTGTCGCTCGTGGCGATTTTAGATGCCGACAAAGAGGGTTTTCTGCGCAGCGAAACTTCGCTGTTGCAGACCATCGGGCGTGCAGCGCGCAATGTTGATGCCACCGTGATCTTGTATGGCGACTCGGTCACCGATTCGATGCAAGCCGCCATTGAAGAAACCAATCGCCGCCGCGCCATGCAGCAGGAGTATAACCGCGAACATGGCATCACGCCGGTCAGCATTCAAAAAGCGATCCGCGATGGTATCGAGGCGGAAGCTGCCGCCCATGCCCGGGCCAATGCCGCCGTGGGCCGCACCGACGAAGCGCAATACATCACCGAGGAATACCTCGCCGAGTTAGAAGCCGAAATGTACGCCGCCGCCGAAGCACTGGAATTCGAACGCGCCGGCGTAATCCGCGATCGCATCACCAAAATGCGCGATTCGCTAGGCAAAAAAGTGGGCGAAGTCGATTTCCATGCCGACGACAACGGAAAAGGCCGCGGCAAACGTCGCCGGCACGGGGGCCGTGTTCCCAGGCCCAAAAAACTCGGGTAA
- a CDS encoding SHD1 domain-containing protein, which produces MSAIGNTQRIYTWWLAVVLFACGIAFGWVARADDVASDPDNPFATSEEKAAAAPFRTWNDNSGKFHIEAKLLRLEDGQVVLHRRDDKEISVPLDKLCDADQKYVAKFTASNSAPTAEKPAAGGVDAAPVPDTTRPKLTATDFTAARPLDLTGSAEWKYLPDLALAGDKLPASRVPLKPVDFFDRLQSILLLPKEKKAFVIFYNDFKTHVSQVQACNLVSGQLDTAAVFARDETPIDISPDGALVLARVERAGSDDNKLSELRLYGRDGNKVKPIQGWKPFIAPTSPEHEVDTEISWAAFSDAHHVLTLSSFGQLVYWEVPNVRPVWSTTVAFGTQPTFSAGRKYLALLTKTESAGNFSAGHPLGRQLPMTRSTSGISILNVADGTEAGHLSIDEEPGPRAAVALSDDGARLALWQMGRIRVWDMQSHDMVRDFGFSQQLPLPFPQTLVWTTDNHLLLNNSILVDVERRIPIWSYDHMQEATAVRDGKVWYLEDGAKGSMVLACATVPNKNVLDSVAGYKPEDLLVFHPGMEVSIDLQINGDADEMDGIRNTIEERLMKNGMKVTADSKVKLLGTVEPGKTVTVRYHSWGMPPFSAQEHEVNTEVLTLSLQINGESVWKYESTTSPPSFLRLQEGETIDQALERVMKQQEDNLPKRWSSIWIPTYLARIPGSLLEGEKPQLPQPKAKPSRERTT; this is translated from the coding sequence ATGAGCGCGATCGGTAACACCCAGCGAATTTACACATGGTGGTTGGCGGTGGTTTTGTTCGCTTGCGGCATAGCATTTGGATGGGTAGCCAGAGCAGACGACGTGGCCAGCGATCCGGATAATCCGTTTGCCACCAGCGAAGAAAAAGCCGCCGCTGCCCCTTTTCGAACGTGGAACGATAATAGCGGTAAATTCCATATTGAAGCCAAGCTGTTGCGCTTGGAAGATGGACAGGTGGTTCTGCACCGCCGTGACGACAAGGAAATTTCTGTGCCGCTGGATAAATTGTGCGATGCGGATCAAAAATATGTTGCCAAATTCACCGCCAGCAATTCCGCACCCACCGCTGAGAAACCGGCCGCGGGCGGCGTCGACGCCGCCCCAGTCCCTGATACAACCCGACCCAAACTTACTGCCACCGACTTTACGGCAGCCAGGCCGCTTGATTTGACCGGCTCAGCGGAGTGGAAATACCTACCCGACTTGGCATTGGCCGGCGACAAACTGCCTGCATCGCGAGTGCCGTTGAAGCCGGTCGATTTTTTCGATCGGCTGCAATCGATTCTCCTATTGCCCAAGGAGAAAAAAGCCTTCGTCATTTTTTATAACGATTTCAAAACTCATGTCAGCCAGGTGCAGGCCTGCAACTTGGTAAGCGGCCAACTGGATACCGCCGCTGTGTTTGCCCGCGACGAAACGCCCATCGACATTTCGCCCGATGGCGCTTTGGTGCTGGCACGGGTGGAACGGGCCGGGAGCGACGACAATAAGCTGTCGGAATTGCGTCTTTACGGCCGCGACGGCAACAAAGTGAAACCGATTCAAGGGTGGAAGCCGTTCATTGCGCCCACTTCGCCGGAGCATGAGGTGGACACGGAAATTTCCTGGGCAGCGTTTTCCGACGCGCACCACGTGCTCACACTGAGCAGCTTTGGCCAGTTGGTTTATTGGGAAGTGCCGAATGTGCGGCCGGTGTGGTCGACCACTGTGGCGTTTGGCACGCAGCCCACATTTAGCGCCGGCCGCAAGTATTTGGCGCTGCTGACCAAAACCGAATCTGCCGGGAATTTTAGCGCGGGACATCCGCTGGGCCGGCAATTGCCGATGACGCGATCGACCTCCGGTATATCGATTCTGAATGTGGCCGATGGAACGGAAGCGGGGCATCTAAGTATTGACGAAGAGCCGGGCCCGCGGGCAGCAGTGGCCCTGTCCGACGACGGCGCGCGATTGGCGCTTTGGCAAATGGGCAGAATTCGTGTATGGGACATGCAGAGCCACGACATGGTGCGCGATTTTGGCTTTTCGCAACAATTGCCCCTTCCATTTCCTCAGACGTTGGTTTGGACAACTGACAATCATCTGTTGCTGAACAACAGTATTTTGGTCGACGTGGAACGCCGCATTCCGATTTGGTCTTACGATCATATGCAGGAAGCTACCGCCGTGCGCGACGGCAAAGTTTGGTATCTGGAAGACGGGGCCAAAGGAAGCATGGTCCTGGCATGCGCCACGGTTCCCAACAAAAATGTGTTGGATTCGGTCGCCGGGTATAAGCCCGAAGATTTGTTGGTATTTCACCCGGGAATGGAAGTTTCCATCGATTTGCAGATCAACGGCGATGCGGACGAAATGGACGGCATTCGCAATACCATTGAGGAACGGTTGATGAAAAACGGCATGAAAGTTACCGCCGACAGCAAAGTAAAACTGCTGGGAACCGTTGAACCCGGCAAAACGGTGACCGTCCGATACCATTCGTGGGGAATGCCTCCTTTTTCGGCGCAAGAACATGAGGTGAACACCGAGGTCTTGACGCTGAGCCTGCAAATCAACGGCGAATCGGTCTGGAAGTACGAGTCCACGACAAGTCCTCCTTCTTTCTTGCGATTGCAGGAAGGGGAAACGATCGACCAGGCTTTGGAACGCGTGATGAAGCAGCAGGAAGATAATTTACCCAAGCGCTGGAGTAGCATTTGGATACCTACCTATCTGGCCCGCATTCCCGGCAGTTTGCTGGAAGGCGAAAAGCCACAACTGCCACAGCCTAAGGCGAAGCCCAGCCGAGAGCGCACGACTTAG
- a CDS encoding RNA polymerase sigma factor, whose protein sequence is MSPSPETRPSLLIRLSDRSDQAAWQEFASIYTPVIYRLALRKGLQHADAEDLSQQVLSAIAKAIDRWQTDPARAKFRTWLHRVAQNQIINALTRAAPDRAVGGSTVMSNLNEHSARMPDSDLIRLELRREVFRWAANRIRHEFRSVTWNAFWLTAVENATIEDAVQRLGLSSGAVYAARSRIMRRLKEKVCEFDDGESELPS, encoded by the coding sequence ATGAGTCCATCGCCGGAAACGCGACCCAGCCTGCTAATCCGGCTGAGCGACCGCTCTGATCAAGCGGCCTGGCAAGAGTTTGCAAGCATTTACACACCCGTGATTTACCGGCTGGCGCTGCGTAAAGGCCTGCAACATGCCGACGCGGAAGATTTGTCGCAGCAAGTACTGTCGGCCATCGCCAAAGCCATCGACCGCTGGCAAACTGACCCGGCGCGGGCCAAATTTCGCACTTGGCTGCATCGCGTGGCCCAAAATCAAATTATCAATGCTCTGACACGGGCTGCGCCTGATCGAGCAGTCGGTGGTTCCACCGTCATGTCAAATTTAAATGAGCATTCGGCCCGCATGCCCGATTCTGATCTCATCCGCCTGGAGCTACGGCGTGAGGTTTTCCGCTGGGCCGCCAACCGTATCCGCCACGAATTCCGATCCGTCACCTGGAACGCCTTCTGGCTTACAGCGGTCGAAAATGCGACCATCGAAGACGCCGTCCAGCGGCTCGGACTTTCTTCCGGTGCCGTTTATGCAGCCCGTAGCCGGATTATGCGACGGCTGAAAGAAAAGGTGTGCGAATTTGATGACGGAGAATCCGAGCTGCCGTCAT
- a CDS encoding tetratricopeptide repeat protein translates to MKQPKLKKGGSRISSELPARDGARPPWTLAFCVLCCALSGAGWLDTNQAVKSKNNAANDAPATQEDRKTVPAQNIDSQRDDAQLAKAASCWQRGDVAGCNKLLGLLLERNGNNRRARLLLVDVDLFSGRTEQAAAELQTLVAADPKDAVAQHALAQVLDACGRHQESLEHYKIACQLDPQNDEYAFSYQRSAGLVSLPDRLSTFATISGNRPSKSTDVSSPPSTTAVGGAVKLASATSPIPEAAQTTDHPGDAHLQCGELPTANLQSETSRPEVQNETLNPGNSITCDRQGNHSQAAVGVSVTDLAAAQQAAWRLSDDSTSQNRPQTFAPPAKVHDWLGRLDFGGPTGEEPTATHSALNSATKAPSKEITPSAEKTPALVKMSPLESLPSLEKPPSLESLPSLEKPPSLEKPPSVSRSEAWGTAATPSSGAAEKPVSAAVQTTLLAESSGSQKILRDPLQRAEAALDRGDTETAIDLASDGLLQTPGQAAALYRLLGTAHYRRGEYQAAQAALTQAINLDKSDATSCFLMGSTLDKLSQHQAAMHYFSEAARLDAHAK, encoded by the coding sequence ATGAAACAACCCAAGCTCAAGAAAGGTGGCTCCAGAATTTCTTCCGAGCTGCCTGCGCGGGATGGAGCAAGGCCGCCCTGGACTTTGGCATTTTGTGTGTTGTGTTGTGCCCTCTCAGGTGCCGGCTGGCTGGACACGAACCAGGCTGTTAAAAGTAAAAATAATGCAGCGAATGACGCTCCTGCGACGCAGGAAGATCGCAAGACAGTCCCGGCCCAAAATATCGATTCGCAGCGTGATGATGCCCAACTTGCAAAGGCGGCCTCGTGCTGGCAACGGGGAGACGTGGCCGGATGCAATAAACTTCTCGGCCTATTGCTGGAGCGAAATGGTAACAACCGTCGGGCGCGGCTGTTGCTAGTCGACGTCGACTTGTTCTCCGGACGCACGGAGCAGGCTGCTGCGGAGTTGCAAACCCTGGTGGCAGCCGATCCGAAAGACGCAGTCGCGCAGCATGCGTTGGCCCAGGTGTTGGACGCCTGCGGACGCCATCAGGAGTCACTGGAGCATTACAAAATTGCCTGCCAGTTGGATCCACAGAACGACGAGTATGCATTCAGTTACCAACGGTCCGCCGGCTTAGTGAGTTTGCCGGATCGCCTCTCCACCTTCGCCACAATCTCCGGCAATAGGCCCAGCAAATCGACCGACGTCAGCAGTCCTCCTTCGACCACCGCGGTTGGGGGCGCTGTGAAATTGGCATCGGCCACTTCGCCCATTCCCGAAGCGGCACAAACCACCGATCATCCTGGCGATGCCCATCTGCAATGCGGCGAATTGCCAACCGCAAATTTGCAAAGTGAGACTTCGCGCCCCGAGGTCCAAAATGAAACTCTGAATCCAGGTAATTCGATCACCTGCGATCGCCAAGGCAACCATTCGCAGGCGGCCGTCGGTGTTTCCGTAACGGATCTCGCTGCTGCCCAGCAGGCCGCCTGGCGTTTGAGCGACGATTCGACGTCACAAAATCGCCCACAAACATTTGCCCCCCCGGCCAAGGTTCACGATTGGCTTGGGCGGCTCGATTTTGGCGGGCCCACCGGCGAAGAGCCAACCGCGACACATTCAGCGCTGAATTCGGCGACGAAAGCACCGTCGAAGGAAATCACGCCTTCGGCCGAGAAAACGCCAGCGCTGGTGAAAATGTCGCCGTTGGAATCGCTGCCATCGTTGGAGAAGCCCCCATCGTTGGAATCGCTGCCATCGTTGGAGAAGCCGCCATCGCTGGAGAAGCCCCCCTCCGTGTCGCGGTCCGAGGCGTGGGGCACTGCTGCTACCCCATCATCGGGAGCCGCCGAGAAGCCGGTTTCTGCCGCCGTGCAAACGACATTACTGGCAGAATCGTCGGGCAGCCAAAAAATTCTGCGGGATCCGCTCCAGCGGGCTGAGGCAGCGCTCGATCGTGGCGATACGGAGACGGCCATCGATCTCGCCAGCGACGGACTCTTGCAAACGCCTGGGCAAGCCGCTGCGTTATACCGGTTGCTGGGAACAGCCCATTACCGGCGTGGTGAATATCAGGCCGCACAAGCGGCTTTGACGCAAGCCATCAATTTGGACAAGTCGGATGCTACGTCTTGCTTCTTAATGGGTTCGACTTTGGATAAGCTTTCTCAGCACCAGGCGGCCATGCACTACTTTTCCGAAGCAGCTCGCCTTGACGCCCACGCGAAATAA